ATCCACGACAACATATTTCCACTATTATCCATACGCAGTCGATAGAGATTATACGGAGAAACAAGTTAAGATTCACAATATTGGTTCAATGTGCCCTGTGGTTAGCTTTTCAGCAATGTCCTTTTAGAGGACACGATGAGTCGAAAAATTCAAAGAACCGTGGTAATTTTCTTGAGATGGTTAGATTTTCCGCCACACTCAATGACAAGGTGAAAGAGGTTGTCCTAGAAAATGCTCCCAAAAATTCTACTTATACGTCGCCTGCTATTCAAAAAGAGATTTTGAATACTGTTTCTAACGAAATCAGAGACAAGATTCGTGAAGAAATTGGAGATAGGAAATATTGCATACTTGTGGATGAATCTAAAGATGCTTCAGATAAAGAGAAGATGGTGCTAGTTTTGAGGTATGTGGATAGTGATGAGTATGTTCAAGAACGTTTTTTCTATATTCAACGTGTGAAAAACACTTGTGCCGTAACTCTCAAAAAAGGTATAACTGATATTCTTAATCGTTATAATCTTCCCATTGAAAACATGCGAGGACAAGGTTATGATGGTGCTAACAATATGCGAGGTCGAGTGAATGGATTAAAAGCTTTGTTTCTTAAAGATTGTAAatatgcatactatgttcattgTTTTGCACATAGGCTACAGTTAGCTCTTGTTCACACAGCTGAAAAAAACGGTAGACTTTGGGACTTCTTTTCAATGTTAAATAATATTGTTAATCTTGTCACTGCTTTTTCACTGCGTTTAGGATCTTTCCAAGATGCTCAAGAAGATGATATTAACCAAAGGTTGGCTAATGGTGATCTTGAGACAGGTAGAGGGGCTAATCAAATAGGTACGTTGCCACGAGCTACTGATACTCGCTGGATTTCTCATTATGGTTCTGTATGcagtttgattgataagtttgaTGCAGCTTATACAACTATGAAGATATTAGTACAAGTGATCCTAACGAGACATGTGGGGTAGGTCAAGCACAAAGTACTTTAGAAAAAATGCAAGAATTTAAATTTGTTTTTGTGTTGCATCTAGTATATAAGATAATGGGATACACTGAAATACTATGTCAAGGACTTCAAAAGAAAACACAAGACATAGTCAATGTCGTGGCTTTAGTTTCGAACACTAAGCTTTTACTTCATAAATTAAGATCAGATGAAGATGGTTATCGACTTTTTATCGAAACAGTGTGCCTATTTTTCATTGAACATGGTATCGACATCCCTGATATGACTGCACCTTATATGCAAGGTACGGGTCGTTCCTGCCAGCAGCGTGATAACATTACTGTAGATCATCATTATCACCATGATATTTTTAATGATGCAATTGATCTTCAGATCGCGGACTTAGTTGGAAGGTTTCCTGAGGATACAGTGGAGTTACTTGTTCTTTGTTCATGTTTGGATCCTCGAGAATCTTTCAAAGCATTCCATGCAGAAAATCTTTGTACTCTAGCTGAAAAGTTTTATCCTCTCGATTTCAGTCGACAAGAGGTACATACTTTGAGAAATGAATTATACCACTATGGGCAAGATGTAGTCAAGCATGCTGATTTTAAGAACTTATCAACTGTTGCTGAATTATGTAGACGTCTAGTGGAAACAAGAAAGGCAGATGTTTATCCTTTAGTTGATAGGATGATTCGTCTTATATTAACTCTTCCTGTTTCTACAGCAAGTGCGGAACGGTATTTTTCAACAATGTCAAATGTTAAATCAGCTCTCCGCAACAAAATGGATGCAAACTTTCTTAGAGATTGCATGATGATAAACATTGAAAGTATCCTTGCACGAAAAATCAGTATTGATCGGATAATTGATTTGTTTATTGCTCGAAAAGATCAAAAAGTAAAACTAAAGGAATGGATGATGATCTAAATGCTGGTTGATGGGTTTTGTTGGTAAATCTGTTGtttttttgtatatttgtatCAACCTGACTATTACATCTATTATATTATATATAATGAAAACTTTTTTGTATTGATGGTGTTCACTTTAGCTCAATAGTAATGAAGGTTTCCCAGAAAGATCAGTTGAAATCAAACTTTGGTCCGTTAACTGACAAGTTCATTGTTATCTTAGAAATGCAGGTTGCTTTAAAGGAATGGGCGTTTCGACAACCATGATGGAAGCAAGGGTGACAACATTTTCTGCGATAAAATGGTAACAGTCCTTTTTTGTATCTCACAAACTACTTTTTCTGTCATTCTCTACCATACTAGCTCACAGTAACAATATTGTAgcgggaaaaaaaaaatttaaccccCCTTCTAAAATCCTGGTTCCGCCACTGGTACAGTCCGGTAGTCCAGAGGGTTTCGGCTTATGGTTGTTATTCTGAAAATaactcaagaagacgaagaaaaaacataataaaaaaaataaaagacaacAATCAAATACAAGCCTCATGAGCAGACCCTATGACTAGTTTCTTGAACTCGGAATGGTATTCATACTGAACAACATAGCATCGTTGTAACAGTGAAAGTATTTTTCAGCAGAAAGTTGTTCCTTACCTTCGATCATCTCGGCCGGCCTTGTTGGTTATTCTCGTTGACCTCAGTCTCCTTGCCAAAGAATCGAGGCAGTGGACACATCAGAGTAAGAATATGCCAGAGTCGAAGAGATTATAGAAATGAAAGCTTCCATAGTTTACGCTAAATTAATCATAAATAACCTAGGATCATTCAAGGCCGGTGCACTATGACTGTACTTAATTAATTTGTTAATGAAACTATCGGTTTCGTGTGTGGTTACAACTTATGTTTCATTACCATCACGATCCATCCTTATTAGTTTATCGACTTAAGACCGTCGCGTATTAACAGGAAGGAAGAGCCAAGAGGATGAAAAAAATTTAATCGCTTATAACATTTCTCATTCCCAcatcattaaaactcaaaatataCAAAACTCTCAACAAAATTGCTAGCCAGAACTTTCCTTCACCGGTAACCGAAAGTCCAACTTCTTTGATCAAAATCAGTTCCCCCTTGGACAAAATAGATGATTCATAAATATACATGTAAAGGTAAATAACAAGTTTGTGCCCTTCCCCTTGAGGCCTTGACTATGGATCCGTAAGAATTTACTGTTTGATAGATACGGATCGCTCAAACACTATATGATCAAATTTCATTCCTGTTTATGGTGCGTCAATCAGTGTGAATAAATTCATGCATCAATGTCGTGTACCTAGATGAAAATAATGACACAgttaaaaaaatacttaaataaTCTGGTATGGAATTGTCGACTGTTCCAGAGAGAACACTAAACATGCGGACTCATAAAAAAATTTTGAATCGGAAAAGGtaaaaaattacaataattcattggACCACAGACTCGCATGGATTTCTAATAAACAAAATCATGTTTAAGCTATAAAAATTATCTTATTAGTTTTTCTTTGTCGGTTTGGAGCTTTTCCTCTGTGGATGCTTCCAGCGTAGCTATAGTCGTACAGAGAGTTGTTTTCTACTAAAAAAGAAAGGTAAAGAAAAAATTTACCGAAAAGAATGAAAAAACACgtcagaaaaaaaagaagaaaacaaaaaatagaaaagTCACCACCACGTCATCGGTCCAAACACCCATTAACTCACTTGCTTCCTGTTCAATTGAGAAACAAAATGGCAGGACTTAAACTTTTGTGATAGTTGGAATTCTAGTCGAAATCTTATCTGATTCAGCTGCAGTAGGTCAGTCCGCTGGAAGCACCGTATTTTTTAACCGCATCATTGCTCAGGCTGGTACGGAGTGTGAGGCGAAGACATTTTATAAGCTAAGTACGtttcttgcagctgcaaaatcatatccaaaattcGGCCATGCTGGTAATGTGACCTAGTTAAAACGTGAAATTGCTGGATTCTTTGCTCAAGTAACTTATGAAACAGCAAGTAAGAGATTTAATGTTATCTTAAATGCAAACATCAGTAGATAAATTGCCAAAAATCTTTATAGTTTTTTTgatattattgtttttttttcttacaaaatTCTGTTACATTAGAGAAATAGATGGAGGAACCTATTGCCAAAGAAGCAAGCTATACCCATGTTCTCCGGGAAACAAATATTACGGAAGAGGTCCAATTCAAATTATGGGTAGGAGTATTGGCATCAATCTTTTAAAGAATCCAGACATTGTGGCTACCAACGCAACCATTTCGTTCAAAACTGCATTTTGGTTTTGGATGAAAAATGTTCATCCAATTATAACTTCTGGTGGAGGATTTGGTCGTACGATCCGCAGAATCAACCAGGATGAATTGCAACGACAGAGAAATTCAAGTTATGATGAACAACTGCAAGGAATGAGTAAATTTTTGATGGGAGCGTTTTTTGAAGGGGACATgggggacaaatgatatgttCACACGTGTCTTTTATATAAATTGATTCCCATGAATTCTGTTTGCAAAAATACAAACACCAATTAAAATATCTGATTTCCTCTCCAAAAATACATctccctttttatttttggaaacagaATTCATGGGAATCAATTAATATAAAAGACacgtgtcaacatatcatttatCTTCCATACCCTCTTTAAAAatcgcccccatcaaaaatttactcACAAGGAATACTGTAGGCAAATAGGTGTGACACCTGGGCCGAATCCTTCTTGTCAGGGACATGCATGGTCATGTAATTAACGTATCTTAAGCGCTCTAATTAGTGTTTTCTAGTATATGTTCTTTCATCCATGGTTTCGGGTCGCCTGTCTCCTGTTTTGGTGTCCCTCCACTTAAAACTTGACATGTGTCCAATATATATTTGCTTGAAATATAAAAATTGTGAACAGTTAGAAAATTGAGTAAATATGGGAAGAAAATTAAGAATATTTAGACTTACCATTTCTGTTAATATTTTCAAACCAGAACATAATTTTGTTCGTTATGGGTTCATGTCTTTTGCATTTCATGTATAAAGAACAAGGAATTGATCCATTTTTTAGCTTTAAAATACAAATGGGTTCGGTTCTGATCAAACAGGGAGTATTAATATTTGTAGCGGTGTATCTTAGTATCATAATCGACAAAATTATAGAGCATTACTACCAAAACCCATCAATATGGGATGATTCTTTTTGAAGCACGTTACAATGGAAATTTAACTTAAAATTGCGATCATGATAATGATAGATCCGACGGAAACAGACATTTTCTGAGAGTTCCGAAGTTTAAAAATGAGTAACTTGTTCTTGAATTAGCTAATTAATTAAAGATAGGCCTAGACATTTATGGAAGTTCGAGTTTGAAAATGAGTAACTTGCCTTGAACATTCTAGATCATGAACTGCACATGAGGGGTAACGGTCACAGTATAAAATTCAGTTTTTCCTTGGGCATAACCGAGGAGGAAAGACTATATTGAACTAAAAATGGTATATCTAGATATTTTCATTTGATTACTCAATTTCCTAATTATTTCACGGATTATATATTAAAGGTGAATATAGATTGTACACATGTCGAATATCTAGCGGTGGGACACGAAGAGACACCAAAACAGGGGACAGGTGATCGGGAGCCTCCATCTATGTAACAGAAGGTTTATAATTTCAAGTAAATAAAGAGCACTAATAAAATACAGGGCCGGCCTTGAGGCACAATCAACAAAATTTGACTTTGGGGCATCATGGCCAAGGGGGCTACCAACAAGTAAAATCTTAAGAGATGTCTTATGTGAAAGAAAACAAGGAAAGGTCTAAATCGTGATCAAATAGAAGTATTGTGATATAAAAGAAGGGTCTAATATAAACTAGAGTTGATATAGTGGTTTAATAGCAAATATGTAATTAGTTTCATATAAAATCGGAAATGTTCTCACTCACTTCTCATTTTTCTCTCTCGTCTCAATTGCAGACAACAAGAATCATCTCTAGTTACAGTATTTTTAGGGGAAAATGCTATCTAATCTTTGGAATTTTTGATAGTCATTAATACTCCTAACTTGTATTTTTAGGAGAAAATCCTCCAAATCCCCTTTTTTCCAAATGTTACGAAATGAGTTATCTTATGGTAATGATATGAATGGAAATAGGAATGATGGTAATAATGACGAGAATGATACAAGTGAATGCagtaaaaattatttttttcgtatggaagatgaggaGAATGAAAGtgttggtggtaaaattagagaTGAAAATGAGGGTATAGTATTGTTTTTAGGAAGAGAGCAACAATATTTGGGTATGCTTTGGGGCAGCAAATTTTCAAGGCCGGCCCTGATAAAATACACATTGTTGGTTGACCTAGCCATGTTTTATATTTGAGTAGTTGACATTGTTTAAATATGACTTTTTTGATCGAAGGATACTGGTTTTTTTTTGTTACTAGATGATCTTCGGGCCAGAAATTATATTATCCCCGAACAAAATTTGTAAAATACACAGTTAAAGTTGAGGATACATTGTTCAGGGTTTGGGTGACGAGTTTATTTTCAAAATACTATTCTTACAATTTTATACAGCTTTCTACACGGATAATAACATTTGTAgtccattttgattttttttatatatcagAACACCATCATTAAGATGCTAAATATATAGAACTCAAAATTAGTAATAGTTTTTTCTGGATTACATAAATAACCTTTAACTAAATAACTGTTGTAGCTTTGGAAAGTCAAAATAAGATaacattataaaaaaaaatctgtaaGTTAAATCCTTGAATATATCTGGTATTTCCCATCAAATATTTAAACTTGTATTTTGGTATAACATTATCTTTTACGTTATTGTTTTGTTTTAGAACCAATGAAAGAAATCCCATTATCACATGATTTACCGTTGTGAATAATGTAAttttcacatgtctttttttttgaagcatgtatatATTAAAAAGGAACTAACTAGAGATTACACGGGGGAAAGTAATTCCCATAGAGTCACTTAACAGAATTTAATTAAGAAAAGGCAGGTTTGTTTGATCCGATATCGTTGTCGAATAGTTACCTTCTTGCTTTTATGTGATGCAAAGTTTTCTGTAACATCCGCTGCTTGGTTGCCTCTCTATAATTGTGTTGAATGTGGCAA
This genomic stretch from Papaver somniferum cultivar HN1 chromosome 5, ASM357369v1, whole genome shotgun sequence harbors:
- the LOC113280725 gene encoding uncharacterized protein LOC113280725, with the translated sequence MGYTEILCQGLQKKTQDIVNVVALVSNTKLLLHKLRSDEDGYRLFIETVCLFFIEHGIDIPDMTAPYMQGTGRSCQQRDNITVDHHYHHDIFNDAIDLQIADLVGRFPEDTVELLVLCSCLDPRESFKAFHAENLCTLAEKFYPLDFSRQEVHTLRNELYHYGQDVVKHADFKNLSTVAELCRRLVETRKADVYPLVDRMIRLILTLPVSTASAERYFSTMSNVKSALRNKMDANFLRDCMMINIESILARKISIDRIIDLFIARKDQKVKLKEWMMI
- the LOC113280724 gene encoding zinc finger MYM-type protein 1-like; the encoded protein is MGSSNSVHFTSVEAGENLKNPRQHISTIIHTQSIEIIRRNKLRFTILVQCALWLAFQQCPFRGHDESKNSKNRGNFLEMVRFSATLNDKVKEVVLENAPKNSTYTSPAIQKEILNTVSNEIRDKIREEIGDRKYCILVDESKDASDKEKMVLVLRYVDSDEYVQERFFYIQRVKNTCAVTLKKGITDILNRYNLPIENMRGQGYDGANNMRGRVNGLKALFLKDCKYAYYVHCFAHRLQLALVHTAEKNGRLWDFFSMLNNIVNLVTAFSLRLGSFQDAQEDDINQRLANGDLETGRGANQIGTLPRATDTRWISHYGSVCSLIDKFDAAYTTMKILVQVILTRHVG